One window of Papaver somniferum cultivar HN1 chromosome 9, ASM357369v1, whole genome shotgun sequence genomic DNA carries:
- the LOC113310368 gene encoding temperature-induced lipocalin-1-like, whose translation MASKKEMEVVKDLDIKRYMGRWYEIASFPSRFQPKNGVNTRATYTLQEDGKTVTVLNETWSDGKRGFIQGTAYAADPSSNEAKLKVKFYVPPFLPIIPVVGDYWVLSIDADYQYALIGQPSRNYLWILCRNTHMDEDIYNELVEKAINEGYNVKKLHKTPQTDPPPEEEGPKDTTGVWWIKSIFGK comes from the exons atgGCTTCAAAAAAGGAGATGGAAGTCGTAAAAGATTTAGATATCAAGAGATACATGGGTAGATGGTATGAGATAGCATCATTCCCATCAAGATTTCAACCTAAAAATGGTGTAAACACAAGAGCTACATATACACTACAAGAAGATGGTAAAACTGTGACTGTTCTAAATGAGACATGGAGTGATGGTAAAAGAGGTTTTATTCAAGGTACTGCTTATGCAGCTGATCCATCTAGTAATGAAGCTAAACTCAAAGTCAAGTTTTATGTTCCTCCTTTCTTACCTATTATCCCTGTTGTTGGTGATTACTGGGTTTTGTCCATTGATGCTGATTATCAATATGCTTTGATTGGTCAGCCCAGCAGAAACTATCTctgg ATACTGTGCAGGAATACCCATATGGATGAAGATATATACAATGAGCTAGTGGAGAAGGCAATAAATGAAGGATATAATGTGAAGAAATTGCACAAAACTCCACAGACAGACCCTCCACCAGAAGAAGAAGGACCTAAAGATACCACGGGTGTATGGTGGATCAAATCTATCTTTGGGAAATGA